One Mus musculus strain C57BL/6J chromosome X, GRCm38.p6 C57BL/6J DNA window includes the following coding sequences:
- the Dcaf8l gene encoding DDB1- and CUL4-associated factor 8-like protein 2 isoform X1 has product MSSHESYTNAAETPENISILSCLGETSGALVDTKTISDIKTMDPEVSLTPSSDVTGTEDSSVLSPQSTDVNSVDSYQGYEGDDDDEEDDEDDKDGDSNLPSLEDSDNFISCLENSYIPQNVEKREVVEEQSLGRRFHPYELEAGEVVEGQGGGSLFYPYELEAGEVVEAQNVQNLFHRYELEEGEVVEAQVVQSMFPYYELEAGEVVEAEEVQGFFQRYELEAREVIGAQGGQGLSRHYGLEGGEVVEATAVRRLIQHHELEEGEDVDDQEESSEMHEETSEDSSEQYDIEDDSLIDEWIALETSPLPRPRWNVLSALRDRQLGSSGRFVYEACGARLFVQRFSLEHVFEGHSGCVNTVHFNQHGTLLASGSDDLKVIVWDWLKKRSVLNFDSGHKNNILQAKFLPNCNDAILAMCGRDGQVRVAQLSAVAGTHMTKRLVKHGGASHRLGLEPDSPFRFLTSGEDAVVFNIDLRQAHPASKLLVIKDGDKKVGLYTVFVNPANVYQFAVGGQDQFMRIYDQRKIDENVNNGVLKKFCPHHLLSSDYPAHITSLMYSYDGTEILASYNDEDIYIFNSSDSDGAQYAKRYKGHRNNSTVKGVYFYGPRSEFVMSGSDCGHIFIWEKSSCQIVQFLEADEGGTINCIDSHPYLPVLASSGLDHEVKIWSPIAEPSKKLAGLKNVIKINKLKRDNFTLRHTSLFNNSMLCFLMSHVTQSNYGRSWRGIRINAGGGDFSDSSSSSEETNQES; this is encoded by the coding sequence ATGTCATCTCATGAGAGCTACACAAATGCTGCAGAGACCCCTGAGAATATAAGCATACTCAGCTGCTTGGGTGAGACTTCTGGTGCCCTGGTGGACACAAAGACAATTTCTGACATTAAAACTATGGATCCAGAAGTGAGTCTGACACCAAGCAGTGATGTTACTGGCactgaagacagcagtgttttaaGCCCTCAAAGTACTGATGTAAATTCTGTTGATAGTTACCAGGGTTATGAGGGTGACGATGACGAcgaagaagatgatgaagatgacAAAGATGGCGATTCCAATCTTCCCAGCTTGGAGGACTCTGACAATTTTATCAGCTGTTTGGAAAACTCATATATCCCTCAAAATGTAGAGAAGCGTGAGGTTGTGGAAGAGCAGAGTCTGGGAAGGCGTTTTCATCCATACGAGTTGGaggctggtgaggttgtggaagggcagggagggggaagCCTGTTCTATCCATATGAGCTGGAGGCTGGAGAAGTTGTGGAAGCACAGAATGTTCAAAACCTGTTCCACCGTTATGAGTTGGAAGAAGGTGAGGTTGTAGAAGCACAGGTAGTACAAAGCATGTTTCCCTACTAtgagttggaggcaggagaagTTGTGGAAGCTGAGGAAGTGCAAGGTTTTTTCCAACGTTATGAATTGGAGGCTAGAGAGGTTATAGGAGCACAGGGAGGACAAGGTCTTTCCCGCCATTATGGATTGGAGGGAGGTGAGGTTGTGGAAGCAACAGCAGTGCGCAGACTGATTCAGCACCATGAGTTGGAGGAAGGTGAGGATGTAGATGATCAGGAAGAGAGCTCTGAGATGCATGAAGAGACCAGTGAGGACAGCAGTGAGCAATATGACATTGAAGATGATAGcttgatagatgaatggatagctTTAGAGACATCTCCTCTCCCAAGACCTCGATGGAATGTCCTTAGTGCTCTTCGTGATAGGCAGCTGGGTTCAAGTGGTCGCTTTGTGTATGAAGCCTGTGGTGCAAGATTATTTGTGCAGCGTTTCTCACTAGAGCATGTTTTTGAAGGCCATTCTGGATGTGTCAACACTGTTCATTTTAACCAACATGGCACCCTGCTGGCTAGTGGCAGTGATGATCTAAAAGTGATTGTATGGGACTGGCTTAAAAAACGATCAGTACTGAACTTTGACAGTGGCCACAAAAATAATATCTTGCAGGCTAAATTCCTTCCCAACTGTAATGATGCCATCTTGGCTATGTGTGGCCGTGATGGGCAGGTACGAGTTGCACAGCTATCTGCTGTGGCAGGCACCCACATGACTAAGCGTTTGGTGAAGCATGGGGGAGCATCTCATAGACTGGGTTTGGAACCAGATTCCCCCTTTAGGTTCTTAACTTCAGGTGAAGATGCAGTTGTCTTCAATATTGACCTCAGACAAGCCCACCCAGCTTCAAAGTTGCTTGTAATCAAAGATGGTGATAAGAAAGTGGGACTGTATACAGTCTTTGTGAATCCTGCCAATGTCTACCAGTTTGCTGTAGGTGGGCAAGATCAGTTTATGAGGATTTATGACCAAAGGAAAATTGATGAGAATGTCAACAATGGAGTTCTCAAAAAATTCTGCCCTCATCACCTTCTTAGCTCTGATTACCCAGCACACATCACATCTCTGATGTACAGCTATGATGGCACAGAGATCCTGGCTAGCTACAATGATGAAGATATTTATATCTTCAACTCTTCTGATAGTGATGGAGCTCAATATGCTAAGAGATATAAAGGACACAGAAATAATTCTACAGTGAAAGGTGTATATTTCTATGGCCCAAGAAGTGAATTCGTGATGAGTGGTAGCGATTGTGGGCATATCTTCATCTGGGAAAAATCATCCTGCCAGATCGTTCAGTTCTTAGAGGCAGATGAAGGAGGAACAATAAACTGTATTGATTCACATCCTTACCTACCTGTGTTGGCATCCAGTGGGCTAGACCATGAAGTCAAAATCTGGTCACCCATAGCTGAACCTTCCAAGAAGCTTGCCGGCTTAAAGAATGTGATTAAAATTAATAAGCTGAAACGAGATAATTTTACCTTGCGCCACACTTCCCTGTTTAACAACAGCATGCTTTGTTTCCTCATGAGTCATGTGACACAGTCAAATTATGGACGCAGTTGGAGAGGTATTAGAATTAATGCTGGAGGTGGAGATTTCAGTGACTCTTCCAGCAGCTCTGAGGAAACAAACCAAGAATCATAG